One segment of Sphaerodactylus townsendi isolate TG3544 linkage group LG17, MPM_Stown_v2.3, whole genome shotgun sequence DNA contains the following:
- the LOC125424654 gene encoding zinc transporter ZIP1-like: MWALAAVKLGCLLALGLLPLLCALLPAALRRLARPGAAQRWRSLASCAAGGVFLATCLLDVVPDSLRDLREELRRQRLSLDFPVPELVLAVGFLLVLVVEHVALDCSEPGGDEASLLLPPCPGQAGPEEQQQHHHHQAPRRRASRFRSLVLTLALCLHSVFEGLSVGLQDTPSRVLQLAGAVLLHKSVVAASLGLLLLQSPLPLRWLAAALGAFVLTSPLGVGLGMALTQSSGGDGNTTARSLLQGVAAGTFMYITFLEILPQELGSPANRLPKVLAVLLGFSGMVGLRLLA, encoded by the exons ATGTGGGCGCTGGCGGCGGTCAAGCTGGGCTGCCTGCTGGCGCTGGGCCTCCTGCCGCTGCTCTGCGCCCTCCTCCCGGCGGCGCTGCGCCGCCTCGCCCGGCCCG GGGCCGCGCAGCGCTGGCGGAGCCTGGCGAGCTGCGCGGCCGGCGGCGTCTTCCTGGCCACTTGCCTGCTGGACGTGGTGCCCGACTCGCTGCGCGACCTGCGGGAGGAGCTGCGCCGGCAGAGGCTCTCG CTGGACTTCCCGGTGCCGGAGCTGGTCCTGGCCGTGGGCTTCCTGCTGGTGCTGGTGGTCGAACACGTGGCCTTGGACTGCAGCGAGCCCGGCGGAGACGAAGCCtcgctgctgctgcccccctgccccgGGCAGGCCGgccctgaggagcagcagcagcaccaccaccaccaggcccCCCGGCGCCGCGCTTCTCGCTTCCGCTCCCTGGTGCTGACGCTGGCGCTGTGCCTGCACTCCGTCTTCGAGGGCCTGTCCGTGGGCCTGCAGGACACGCCGAGCAGAGTGCTGCAGCTGGCGGGGGCTGTCCTGCTGCACAAGAGCGTCGTGGCTGCCAGCCTGGgcctcctgctgctccagagccccCTCCCGCTCCGGTGGCTGGCGGCCGCTCTGGGCGCCTTCGTGCTCACCTCTCCGCTGGGCGTCGGCCTGGGCATGGCTCTGACCCAGAGCTCTGGCGGCGACGGCAACACCACTGCTCGGAGCCTGCTGCAAGGCGTGGCGGCCGGAACCTTCATGTACATCACCTTCCTGGAGATCCTGCCCCAGGAGCTCGGCTCTCCCGCCAACCGCCTGCCCAAAGTGCTGGCTGTGCTGTTGGGCTTTTCGGGCATGGTCGGCCTGCGCCTGCTGGCCTGA
- the CKMT1A gene encoding creatine kinase U-type, mitochondrial has protein sequence MANTFARALSARKSAGLLAMVGAAGSLAAGLLLARDPVGAAGVQRRLYPASSEYPDLRKHNNCMASNLTPTIYARLCDRATPNGWTLDQCIQTGVDNPGHPLHPAPAWWHETKKSHEVFADIFDPVIEERHNGYNPHTMKHPTDLDASKVKAGHFDERYVLSSRVRTGRSIRGLSLPPACSRAERREVERVAVDALAGLSGDLAGKYYRLSDMTDKEQQQLIDDHFLFDKPVSPLLTAAGMARDWPDARGIWHNHEKTFLIWINEEDHTRVISMEKGGNMKRVFERFCRGLKEVERLIQERGWEFMWNERLGYILTCPSNLGTGLRAGVHIKLPLLSKDSRFSKILENLRLQKRGTGGVDTAATGSTFDISNLDRLGKSEVELVQLVIDGVNYLIDCERRLERGQDIRIPSPVAQFRS, from the exons ATGGCCAACACCTTCGCCCGCGCGCTCTCCGCCCGCAAGTCCGCCGGCCTCCTGGCCATGGTGGGCGCCGCCGGCTCCCTGGCCGCGGGGCTGCTGTTGGCCCGAGACCCCGTGGGCGCCGCGGGGGTCCAGCGACGCCTCTACCCGGCTAG ttCAGAGTACCCAGATCTGCGGAAACACAACAATTGCATGGCCAGCAACCTGACCCCCACCATCTACGCCCGGCTGTGTGACAGAGCGACCCCCAACGGCTGGACCCTGGACCAGTGCATCCAAACCGGGGTGGACAACCCTGGGCACCCCCTGCATCCAGCACCCGCATGGTGGCACGAGACTAAGAAATCCCACG AGGTGTTTGCCGACATCTTTGACCCAGTGATTGAGGAGCGACACAACGGCTACAATCCACACACTATGAAGCACCCCACAGACCTGGATGCCAGCAAG gTGAAGGCGGGCCACTTCGACGAGCGCTACGTGCTGTCGTCGCGGGTGCGGACCGGGCGCAGCATCCGCGGCCTGAGCCTGCCGCCGGCCTGCAGCCGAGCCGAGCGCCGCGAGGTGGAGCGGGTGGCCGTCGACGCGCTGGCCGGCCTCAGCGGGGACCTGGCCGGCAAGTACTACCGCCTCAGCGACATGACcgacaaggagcagcagcagctcatcGAC GACCACTTCCTCTTCGACAAGCCCGTCTCGCCGCTGCTGACGGCCGCAGGCATGGCTCGCGACTGGCCCGACGCGCGGGGGATCTG gcACAACCATGAAAAGACCTTCCTGATCTGGATCAACGAGGAGGACCACACCCGCGTCATCTCCATGGAGAAGGGGGGCAACATGAAGCGGGTCTTCGAGCGCTTCTGCCGGGGCCTGAAGGAG GTGGAGCGCCTCATCCAGGAGCGGGGCTGGGAGTTCATGTGGAACGAGCGGCTGGGCTACATCCTGACCTGCCCCTCCAACCTGGGCACGGGGCTCCGAGCCGGCGTCCACATCAAGCTGCCGCTGCTGAGCAAG GACAGCCGCTTCTCTAAGATCCTGGAGAACCTGAGGCTGCAGAAACGTGGCACTGGTGGCGTGGACACGGCAGCCACGGGGAGCACCTTCGACATTTCCAACCTGGATCGTCTCGGGAAATCAGAG GTGGAGCTGGTGCAGTTGGTGATTGATGGCGTCAACTACCTGATTGACTGCGAGCGGCGCCTGGAGCGGGGCCAGGACATCCGGATCCCTTCCCCCGTGGCGCAGTTCCGCAGCTGA
- the PDIA3 gene encoding protein disulfide-isomerase A3 has product MERTTLLPLPPPVALLVLLVLAALGPRPGGASDVLELSDDDFESGLADRNLALVEFYAPWCGHCKRLAPEYESAATRLKGIVPLVKVDCTANSNTCNKYGVSGYPTLKIFRNGEESGTYDGPRTADGIVTHLKKQAGPASVALRGEVFEKFISEKDSAVVGFFKELFGDAHSEFMKAASTLRDNYRFGHTSDEELIRKYEPDGEGIILFRPPHLANKFEESSVRYTEDKITTGKVKKFIQENIFGICPHMTEDNKELIQGKDLLVAYYDVDYEKNPKGSNYWRNRVMKVARSFLDAGHTLNFAVANQKTFSHEISEFGLESTTGDIPVVAIRTAKGEKYVMQEEFSRDGKVLERFLQDYFDGNLKRYLKSEPIPENNDGPVKVVVAENFDELVNDGSKDVLVEFYAPWCGHCKNLEPKYKELAEKLSKDPNVVIAKMDATANDVPSPYEVRGFPTIYFAPAGSKQSPKKYEGGREVSDFINYLKREATYPPVLQEDGKPKKKKAAPKEDL; this is encoded by the exons ATGGAGAGGACgacgctgctgccgctgccgccgccggtggcgctgctggtgctgctggtgcTGGCGGCGCTGGGGCCGCGGCCCGGGGGCGCCTCCGACGTGCTGGAGCTGAGCGACGACGACTTCGAGAGCGGCCTGGCCGACCGCAACCTCGCCCTCGTCGAGTTCTACGCGCCCTg GTGCGGACACTGTAAGCGCCTTGCCCCCGAATACGAGTCGGCTGCCACAAGGCTTAAAGGGATTGTTCCCCTTGTGAAG GTGGACTGTACAGCAAACTCAAACACCTGCAACAAGTACGGTGTGAGTGGCTACCCAACTCTCAAGATCTTCAGGAACGGGGAGGAGTCGGGCACCTATGATGGGCCAAGGACAGCTG ATGGCATCGTGACCCATCTGAAGAAACAGGCAGGCCCGGCCTCAGTTGCTCTCCGTGGTGAAGTCTTTGAGAAATTCATCAGTGAAAAGGATTCCGCCGTGGTGG GCTTTTTCAAGGAACTGTTTGGTGATGCGCACTCAGAGTTCATGAAAGCTGCGAGCACCTTGCGTGACAATTATCGCTTTGGACACACCAGTGATGAGGAGCTCATCAGGAAATACGAGCCTGATGGCGA GGGCATCATTCTTTTCCGTCCCCCTCACCTGGCAAACAAGTTTGAGGAAAGTTCTGTGCGATACACAGAGGATAAAATCACCACAGGCAAGGTTAAGAAGTTTATTCAGGAGAACAT CTTTGGCATCTGTCCACACATGACAGAAGACAACAAAGAACTGATCCAAGGGAAGGACCTGCTGGTAGCTTATTATGACGTGGACTATGAGAAGAATCCCAAGGGCTCCAATTACTGGCGGAACAG agtGATGAAGGTGGCCCGGAGTTTCCTGGATGCTGGGCACACTCTCAACTTTGCTGTTGCTAATCAGAAGACTTTTAGCCACGAGATCTCAGAATTTGGGCTGGAAAGCACCACTGGGGACATTCCCGTTGTTGCAATAAGgacagccaagggagagaaatATGTCATGCAAGAGGAATTCTC CCGTGATGGAAAGGTTCTTGAGAGGTTCCTCCAGGATTATTTTGATGGCAATCTGAAAAGATACCTGAAGTCCGAGCCCATCCCAGAGAACAACGATGGGCCTGTGAAG gtggtggtggcagagaaCTTTGATGAGCTGGTCAACGACGGAAGCAAAGATGTGCTTGTGGAGTTCTACGCGCCTTGGTGCGGCCACTGCAAGAACCTTGAACCGAAGTACAAGGAGCTAGCCGAGAAG CTCAGCAAAGATCCCAACGTCGTCATAGCAAAGATGGACGCCACAGCCAATGATGTGCCTTCACCCTATGAAGTCCGAGG CTTCCCCACAATTTACTTTGCTCCCGCGGGCAGCAAGCAAAGCCCAAAGAAATACGAG GGGGGCCGTGAGGTGAGCGACTTCATCAACTACTTGAAGCGGGAGGCCACCTACCCGCCTGTCCTGCAGGAGGACGGaaagcccaagaagaagaaggcggCACCCAAGGAAGACCTCTGA
- the LOC125424652 gene encoding peptidyl-prolyl cis-trans isomerase FKBP8-like — protein MSWVQEGEMTRASLGPQLPEVAEEEEEGCRGPRLRRRVQFLLPPVTIQEPPPQQEEKAFHQSVEHLLGATLEGNFEGLFAADGWEDLLEEKSVRKLRVRGGQGQARGPQPGQEVTVKLLGALQDQSLVEKDPRLTFVLGQGEAVQALDLAVLSMRPGEVALILTRPAYAYGRLGRQPDIPAEAPLLYQVTLLQVRESPDLALLAAPQRLGLADRAREQGRFHFERQDYQLALRSYQRALRLLPSSPAAADGPQDQEVEEQEVELRQLRLKCLTSCAAAQLKLGRREAALDFCHEAERLEPDDAQALYWKGKLLAELGQDQAAAKLLKRALQLEPTAKAIHAELSRMARRQRGQPEPGGDVPGGPLSHSPAGPDQARTSLSPQNPVAAACVPDEGVACAAAGKAAAVSGLSALRQPQLSLSVAPHLSFP, from the exons ATGTCCTGGGTTCAGGAAGGAGAAATGACAAGGGCCAGCCTTGGGCCCCAGTTGCCAGAGgtagctgaggaggaggaggagggatgccGTGGCCCACGCCTGAGGCGCAGAGTCCAGTTCCTGCTGCCGCCTGTGACTATTCAAgagcccccaccccagcaagaAGAGAAGGCCTTCCACCAGTCTGTGGAGCACTTGCTGGGGGCAACTTTGGAAGGCAACTTTGAGGGGCTCTTTGCTGCTGACGGCTGGGAGGACTTGCTCG AAGAGAAGAGTGTGAGGAAGCTGCGGGTCAGAGGCGGCCAGGGCCAGGCCCGTGGGCCACAGCCGGGCCAGGAGGTCACGGTCAAGCTCCTGGGAGCCCTGCAGGACCAGAGCCTGGTGGAGAAGGACCCCCGGCTGACCTTCGTTCTGGGCCAGGGGGAGGCCGTTCAG GCCTTGGATCTGGCAGTTCTGTCCATGCGGCCGGGAGAAGTGGCCCTGATCCTCACCAGGCCAGCCTATGCCTACGGCCGCCTGGGCAG ACAGCCCGACATACCTGCGGAAGCCCCGCTGCTCTACCAGGTGACGCTGCTGCAGGTGCGGGAGAGTCCTGATCTGGCGCTCCTGGCGGCCCCGCAACGTCTGGGCCTGGCCGACCGGGCACGAGAGCAGGGCCGCTTCCACTTCGAGCGCCAGGATTACCAGCTGGCCCTGCGCTCCTACCAGCGGGCACTgcgcctcctgccctcctcgcCTGCTGCCGCCG ACGGCCCCCAGGACCAGGAGGTTGAGGAGCAGGAGGTCGAGCTGCGGCAGCTGCGGCTCAAGTGCCTCACCAGCTGCGCCGCCGCACAGCTGAAGCTGGGCCGGCGGGAGGCAGCGCTGGACTTCTGCCATGAGGCGGAGCGCCTAGAACCCGATGACGCCCAGGCCCTCTACTGGAAAGGCAAG cTACTGGCCGAGCTGGGCCAGGACCAGGCCGCGGCCAAGCTGCTGAAGAGAGCCCTCCAGCTGGAACCCACCGCAAAG GCCATTCATGCAGAGCTCTCCCGGATGGCCAGGCGGCAGAGAGGCCAGCCAGAGCCCGGAGGGGACGTGCCAGGAGGACCCCTCAGCCACTCGCCAGCAGGCCCAGACCAGGCGCGCACTTCCCTGTCGCCCCAAAATCCTGTGGCCGCCGCTTGTGTTCCAGATGAGGGAGTTGCCTGCGCAGCTGCTGGGAAGGCGGCAGCAGTTTCTGGCCTCTCTGCTTTGAGGCAGCCACAGCTGAGCCTGTCTGTTGCTCCTCATCTGAGTTTCCCCTGA